In Daucus carota subsp. sativus chromosome 4, DH1 v3.0, whole genome shotgun sequence, one DNA window encodes the following:
- the LOC108218669 gene encoding uncharacterized protein LOC108218669 has translation MAHHHPDHKHKHLRELLREDQEPFLLHKHIADKRCQLKTTSLQLRKHNLFINQTSSSSKHVSFLCRKACFLSFTDSPDFKKSPFPSPAKSPCARFLHIPAKTAAMLLEAAMKIQSTKPKAQAQHIGFNLFGSFFKRLRNKNKARKREICVNDASTPSVEANAVVSSSKNIEEVSEDTRRVSSAGWSESNEGKSLDMESCSTTSRSDCSSPTSSPFHFALQRTLTPDILSPVTSPVSHKKDNNHEEESLQKIPVGEEERDQCSPVSVLDPPFEDDDELNREEEDEEEDSDFDVESSYAIVQRAKLQLLHKLRRFERLAELDPVELEKRMLEDVEEADDDDNEEEFDYVNDLGSSLDIQENLDEVVREVLSRSNQYNQNKISSDVRRLLLDLIAEERKSEPDNTSEALVSSVCKRLNAWKEVESNTIDMMVELDFRKELDGWTRYEEEVRDRARDIELAIFELLVEELVSY, from the exons ATGGCTCATCATCATCCTGATCATAAGCACAAGCATTTACGAGAGCTGCTGAGAGAAGATCAAGAGCCGTTTTTACTACACAAACACATTGCTGACAAACGTTGTCAGCTCAAAACCACTTCATTACAACTTCGGAAACACAACTTGTTTATCAACCAAACGTCGTCGTCTTCGAAGCATGTCTCGTTTCTCTGTAGAAAAGCTTGTTTCTTATCTTTCACCGACTCGCCGGACTTCAAGAAATCGCCGTTCCCCTCGCCGGCTAAAAGCCCGTGTGCACGTTTTCTTCACATCCCAGCTAAAACGGCTGCCATGCTTCTAGAAGCTGCTATGAAGATCCAGTCAACCAAGCCCAAAGCCCAGGCCCAACACATCGGTTTTAACCTCTTCGGATCCTTCTTCAAGCGACTCAGAAATAAAAACAAGGCCAGGAAACGTGAAATCTGTGTGAATGATGCCTCTACACCTTCAGTTGAAGCAAATGCTGTTGTTTCTTCAAGTAAAAACATTGAGGAAGTTAGTGAAGATACTAGACGGGTCAGTAGTGCGGGCTGGTCTGAAAGTAATGAAGGCAAGTCTTTGGACATGGAGTCTTGTTCCACTACTTCAAGATCTGATTGTTCGAGCCCAACATCAAGCCCATTTCATTTTGCTCTTCAGCGGACCCTCACTCCTGATATCTTATCTCCGGTCACTTCTCCGGTTAGCCATAAAAAG GATAATAATCACGAAGAGGAAAGTTTACAGAAAATTCCAGTTGGAGAGGAAGAACGAGATCAATGCAGTCCAGTATCTGTATTGGACCCACCGTTCGAAGACGATGATGAACTAAACAGAGAggaggaagatgaagaagaggatAGTGATTTTGATGTTGAGAGCAGCTATGCAATCGTGCAAA GAGCCAAGCTGCAGCTTTTGCACAAGCTTCGTAGGTTTGAGAGACTGGCAGAGTTGGATCCTGTTGAACTTGAGAAAAGAATGTTGGAAGATGTAGAAGaagctgatgatgatgataatgaagaGGAATTTGATTATGTTAACGACTTAGGATCGTCATTGGATATTCAGGAAAATCTTGATGAGGTTGTTAGAGAAGTGTTAAGCAGATCAAATCAGTATAATCAGAACAAGATTTCCTCAGACGTTAGACGGCTTCTCTTGGACCTTATTGCTGAAGAGAGAAAGAGTGAACCGGACAATACCAGTGAAGCATTGGTGAGCAGTGTGTGCAAGAGGTTGAATGCATGGAAAGAAGTGGAATCTAACACCATTGATATGATGGTCGAATTGGACTTCAGAAAAGAACTAGATGGTTGGACGCGATATGAGGAGGAAGTACGAGACCGGGCAAGGGATATTGAGCTAGCAATCTTCGAGTTATTGGTTGAGGAGTTGGTTTCTTATTAA
- the LOC108218670 gene encoding UPF0481 protein At3g47200, protein MIRNKHAVSSENHHHTIKIWEVNEARLASMQQKIVETKPTLLSKSAGSSTCSIFRVPQSFIDINGRCYQPHIVSIGPYHHGEPHLKMIEEHKWRFLGTLLHRTERKGLSLEDYLKAIQPLESEARECYSEVVKFGTDEFIEMMVLDGCFIIELFRKLGDLYPFEPDDPLISMSWVYSFFLRDLLRLENQIPFFILQRLFDLSTLPEEESGKSLAELALNFFNSALQRPDEVLDQHKNLVGKHLLDFVRASLIPPGDPDHMHYNNPSHVIHCVSKLRRAGIKLKPGKSTSFLVIKFSHGVLEMPSISMDDFMSSFLINCVAYEQCHKSCSKHMTTYTTMLDCLINTSKDVEYLWDHDIVENFYGTDSELARLINNMGKDVTLDIDRCYLAKVFNDVNQYYRNNWHVTWASFQYTYFATPWSFISAFAALVLLILTIIQTFYTVLSFVDGMSKP, encoded by the coding sequence ATGATTAGAAACAAACATGCAGTATCTTCAGAAAATCATCACCACACCATCAAGATTTGGGAAGTAAACGAAGCTCGATTAGCCTCTATGCAACAAAAAATAGTGGAAACTAAGCCTACCCTGCTAAGCAAGTCGGCTGGTAGTAGCACTTGTTCGATTTTTCGTGTACCTCAGAGCTTCATTGACATCAACGGCAGATGCTACCAGCCTCACATAGTATCCATAGGCCCGTATCACCATGGCGAGCCTCATCTGAAGATGATTGAAGAGCATAAGTGGAGATTTTTAGGCACGTTGTTGCATCGAACAGAGAGGAAAGGATTGAGCCTGGAGGATTATTTGAAGGCGATTCAACCTCTTGAGTCGGAAGCCCGGGAGTGTTACTCTGAAGTTGTGAAATTTGGTACTGATGAGTTTATAGAAATGATGGTTCTTGATGGTTGTTTTATAATTGAGCTGTTCAGGAAGCTTGGAGATTTGTATCCATTCGAGCCTGATGATCCGCTGATTTCAATGTCTTGGGTGTATTCGTTTTTCTTGAGAGATCTTCTTCGACTGGAGAATCAAATCCCCTTTTTCATACTCCAACGCTTGTTTGATCTATCCACATTGCCTGAAGAAGAATCAGGCAAATCTCTTGCTGAACTAGCTCTGAATTTTTTCAACAGTGCTTTGCAAAGACCTGATGAAGTCCTTGACCAGCATAAGAACTTGGTGGGAAAACACTTGCTTGATTTTGTCCGAGCAAGTCTGATTCCACCTGGTGATCCAGACCATATGCATTACAACAATCCAAGCCATGTGATTCATTGTGTATCAAAACTTCGTCGAGCAGGTATTAAACTCAAACCTGGAAAGTCCACAAGTTTTCTGGTGATAAAGTTTAGTCACGGTGTGCTGGAAATGCCATCTATTTCAATGGACGATTTCATGAGCTCCTTCTTGATAAATTGCGTGGCTTATGAACAATGCCACAAGAGCTGTTCTAAGCACATGACAACTTATACGACGATGTTGGATTGCCTCATAAACACGTCTAAGGATGTTGAGTATTTATGGGACCACGACATCGTGGAGAATTTTTATGGAACTGATTCTGAGCTCGCTAGACTGATCAACAACatggggaaggatgtaacattAGATATAGATCGATGTTACTTGGCCAAAGTATTCAACGACGTGAATCAATATTACAGGAATAACTGGCATGTGACTTGGGCAAGTTTTCAGTATACTTACTTTGCTACTCCATGGTCATTTATATCAGCTTTTGCTGCTCTGGTTCTGCTCATCCTCACCATTATTCAGACTTTTTACACCGTCCTCTCTTTTGTTGACGGTATGAGTAAACCATGA
- the LOC108218668 gene encoding uncharacterized protein LOC108218668: protein MVSNPIPLPKLTLLQEQEDESNSTSNSPKQTTSLLSFSTTSPHNPPSKPTILLISLLFLTTAAAAFAFAFLFFSSSSSKSHPRLHSNTQFSRPLTKLRHPVVLLISSDGFRFGYQYKTPAPNINRLIQDGTQAKLGLIPVFPTLTFPNHYSIVTGLYPAYHGIVNNFFRDFSTGESFSMASHEPKWWLGEPVWETVVKHGLKAATYFWPGSEVVKGAWTCPLSLCAHYNGSVPFEDRVDKVLRYFDEPSEDVPVFMTLYFEEPDHQGHKVGPDDPQITEAVARIDSLIGRLIDGLERKGVFEDVNIIMVGDHGMVGTCDSKLIFLDDLAPWIDIPKDWVQDYSPLLAIRPSHGYSAADVVKKMNDGLGSGKVNNGKYLKVYLKEELPSRLHYHASDRIPPIIGLVEEGYKVEQKVSRRKECGGAHGYDNAFFSMRTIFIGHGPRFAKGVEVPSFENIQIYNLITSILNISGAPNNGTLSFPKTVLLPHL, encoded by the coding sequence ATGGTTTCTAATCCCATTCCCCTCCCCAAACTCACACTACTGCAAGAACAAGAAGATGAATCAAACTCAACCTCAAACTCGCCTAAACAAAccacatctctcctctctttctCCACCACTTCCCCTCATAACCCACCTTCAAAACCCACAATTCTCCTCATCTCTCTCCTCTTCCTCACCACAGCTGCGGCTGCGTTCGCTTTCGCATTccttttcttctcttcttcctcctccAAATCACACCCTCGTCTCCACTCAAACACCCAATTCTCAAGGCCACTCACTAAGCTCAGACACCCAGTAGTTCTGTTGATTTCATCGGACGGATTTCGATTCGGGTACCAATACAAAACCCCAGCTCCGAATATCAACCGTTTGATCCAAGATGGGACCCAAGCGAAGCTAGGCTTGATCCCTGTTTTCCCCACACTCACATTCCCCAATCACTACTCAATTGTCACTGGCTTGTATCCGGCGTATCACGGCAttgtgaataatttttttcGAGATTTTAGCACCGGGGAGAGTTTTAGTATGGCGAGTCATGAGCCCAAGTGGTGGCTGGGGGAGCCGGTGTGGGAGACGGTGGTTAAGCATGGCCTTAAAGCGGCTACTTATTTTTGGCCTGGATCTGAGGTGGTCAAAGGCGCTTGGACTTGCCCTTTGAGTTTGTGTGCGCATTATAATGGGTCGGTGCCTTTTGAGGACCGGGTCGATAAGGTTCTGAGGTATTTTGATGAGCCTAGTGAGGATGTTCCTGTTTTTATGACATTGTATTTTGAGGAACCTGATCATCAAGGTCATAAGGTTGGACCTGATGATCCGCAGATCACGGAGGCTGTTGCGAGGATTGATAGTTTGATAGGGAGGTTGATTGATGGTTTGGAGAGAAAAGGGGTTTTTGAAGATGTGAATATAATTATGGTAGGTGATCATGGTATGGTTGGAACTTGCGATAGCaagttaatttttttggatGATTTGGCTCCCTGGATTGATATCCCCAAGGATTGGGTTCAGGATTATAGTCCTTTGCTTGCAATTCGCCCATCGCATGGTTACTCTGCAGCTGATGTTGTTAAGAAAATGAATGACGGATTGGGATCGGGAAAGGTCAATAATGGGAAGTATTTGAAAGTCTACCTCAAGGAGGAGTTGCCAAGTCGACTGCATTACCATGCTAGTGATCGTATTCCACCAATAATCGGGCTGGTTGAGGAGGGATATAAGGTTGAACAGAAGGTATCAAGGAGAAAAGAATGTGGAGGAGCTCATGGATATGATAATGCATTTTTCTCTATGAGGACCATATTTATCGGTCATGGTCCTAGATTTGCCAAGGGAGTTGAAGTGCCttcatttgaaaatattcagATATACAACTTGATAACATCAATTCTGAATATCTCTGGAGCTCCTAATAATGGAACATTATCTTTCCCTAAAACTGTTCTTTTACCTCATCTTTAA
- the LOC108216315 gene encoding flavin-containing monooxygenase FMO GS-OX-like 9 isoform X3: MDLLLEEGRDARRFPGHRELLLYLQDFCECFGLREMIRFYTRVENVKFFESTDPFSEDLRWVVRSIDYKNEKVVEEVFDAVVVATGHYSHLRLPTIQGKDGWRKKHLHSHIYRVPEPFRNEVVVVVGIANSGQDIAMELVEVAKEVHLSAKSVDICEGLSKVISKHDNLYLHLEIDSLHEDGRVVFVDGSCIAADTIIYCTGYTCSFPFLDIGGIVAVDDGRVGPLYEHTFPPLLAPSLSFVGIPKKVIAFPFFEWQAKWIAQLLSGKKSLPSRADMMRSVEEFYELKDHAGVPKRNTHDIGNFEYCEKYADLVGVPHLEEWRKELCMAAIKKSEVDLETYREYSYDRELLQVPHHYLSPKPL; encoded by the exons ATGGACCTCCTGTTAGAA GAAGGAAGAGATGCGAGGAGATTTCCGGGGCACAGGGAACTATTGTTGTATTTGCAAGATTTTTGTGAATGCTTTGGGTTGAGAGAGATGATCAGGTTTTACACTAGGGtggaaaatgtaaaattttttGAATCTACTGATCCGTTTTCTGAAGATTTAAGATGGGTGGTTAGAAGCATAGATTATAAGAATGAGAAAGTGGTTGAAGAGGTGTTTGATGCTGTGGTTGTTGCTACTGGCCATTATTCCCACCTTAGACTGCCTACTATTCAAG GAAAGGATGGCTGGAGAAAAAAACATCTGCATAGTCACATATATAGAGTTCCAGAGCCATTTCGGAACGAg GTTGTGGTGGTGGTTGGAATTGCTAACAGTGGACAAGATATCGCAATGGAGCTTGTTGAAGTAGCAAAGGAGGTCCATTTGAGTGCCAAGTCTGTTGATATCTGTGAAGGTTTATCTAAGGTTATCTCGAAACATGATAACTTATACCTTCATCTAGag ATAGACTCTCTGCATGAAGATGGCCGTGTGGTGTTCGTAGACGGTTCTTGCATAGCTGCCGATACTATCATATACTGCACTGG GTATACATGTTCGTTCCCATTCCTTGACATCGGAGGAATAGTAGCAGTTGATGATGGAAGAGTTGGGCCATTATATGAGCACACTTTCCCTCCATTACTTGCTCCTTCTCTCTCCTTTGTGGGGATTCCTAAAAAG gttataGCATTTCCATTCTTCGAGTGGCAAGCAAAatggatagctcagctgctctCTGGGAAAAAAAGTTTGCCATCACGGGCTGATATGATGCGGTCCGTTGAGGAGTTTTACGAATTAAAGGATCATGCTGGTGTTCCAAAACGTAACACCCATGATATTGGCAATTTCGAG TACTGTGAAAAATATGCTGATCTTGTCGGAGTGCCACACTTGGAAGAGTGGAGAAAAGAACTTTGTATGGCTGCTATTAAAAAATCAGAAGTCGACTTGGAAACGTATCGTGAGTACTCGTATGATCGCGAATTGCTTCAAGTGCCTCACCATTATTTAAGTCCTAAGCCTTTAtag
- the LOC108216315 gene encoding flavin-containing monooxygenase FMO GS-OX-like 9 isoform X1, with amino-acid sequence MGTESYQSKNVCVIGAGPSGLVAARELQKEGHDVVVLEQKHDVGGQWLYEPNVEGEDPLGKCTTLKVHSSVYNSLRINLARETMGFTDFPFFVKEGRDARRFPGHRELLLYLQDFCECFGLREMIRFYTRVENVKFFESTDPFSEDLRWVVRSIDYKNEKVVEEVFDAVVVATGHYSHLRLPTIQGKDGWRKKHLHSHIYRVPEPFRNEVVVVVGIANSGQDIAMELVEVAKEVHLSAKSVDICEGLSKVISKHDNLYLHLEIDSLHEDGRVVFVDGSCIAADTIIYCTGYTCSFPFLDIGGIVAVDDGRVGPLYEHTFPPLLAPSLSFVGIPKKVIAFPFFEWQAKWIAQLLSGKKSLPSRADMMRSVEEFYELKDHAGVPKRNTHDIGNFEYCEKYADLVGVPHLEEWRKELCMAAIKKSEVDLETYREYSYDRELLQVPHHYLSPKPL; translated from the exons ATGGGAACAGAGagttatcaatcgaagaatgtATGCGTTATTGGAGCTGGGCCATCTGGGCTAGTGGCTGCTAGAGAGCTTCAGAAGGAAGGTCACGATGTGGTGGTTCTAGAACAGAAACATGATGTTGGAGGACAGTGGCTATATGAACCTAATGTTGAAGGCGAAGATCCACTAGGAAAATGCACTACCTTGAAAGTTCATAGTAgtgtatataattcattgagGATCAATTTAGCTCGGGAGACTATGGGGTTCACTGATTTTCCATTTTTTGTGAAGGAAGGAAGAGATGCGAGGAGATTTCCGGGGCACAGGGAACTATTGTTGTATTTGCAAGATTTTTGTGAATGCTTTGGGTTGAGAGAGATGATCAGGTTTTACACTAGGGtggaaaatgtaaaattttttGAATCTACTGATCCGTTTTCTGAAGATTTAAGATGGGTGGTTAGAAGCATAGATTATAAGAATGAGAAAGTGGTTGAAGAGGTGTTTGATGCTGTGGTTGTTGCTACTGGCCATTATTCCCACCTTAGACTGCCTACTATTCAAG GAAAGGATGGCTGGAGAAAAAAACATCTGCATAGTCACATATATAGAGTTCCAGAGCCATTTCGGAACGAg GTTGTGGTGGTGGTTGGAATTGCTAACAGTGGACAAGATATCGCAATGGAGCTTGTTGAAGTAGCAAAGGAGGTCCATTTGAGTGCCAAGTCTGTTGATATCTGTGAAGGTTTATCTAAGGTTATCTCGAAACATGATAACTTATACCTTCATCTAGag ATAGACTCTCTGCATGAAGATGGCCGTGTGGTGTTCGTAGACGGTTCTTGCATAGCTGCCGATACTATCATATACTGCACTGG GTATACATGTTCGTTCCCATTCCTTGACATCGGAGGAATAGTAGCAGTTGATGATGGAAGAGTTGGGCCATTATATGAGCACACTTTCCCTCCATTACTTGCTCCTTCTCTCTCCTTTGTGGGGATTCCTAAAAAG gttataGCATTTCCATTCTTCGAGTGGCAAGCAAAatggatagctcagctgctctCTGGGAAAAAAAGTTTGCCATCACGGGCTGATATGATGCGGTCCGTTGAGGAGTTTTACGAATTAAAGGATCATGCTGGTGTTCCAAAACGTAACACCCATGATATTGGCAATTTCGAG TACTGTGAAAAATATGCTGATCTTGTCGGAGTGCCACACTTGGAAGAGTGGAGAAAAGAACTTTGTATGGCTGCTATTAAAAAATCAGAAGTCGACTTGGAAACGTATCGTGAGTACTCGTATGATCGCGAATTGCTTCAAGTGCCTCACCATTATTTAAGTCCTAAGCCTTTAtag
- the LOC108216315 gene encoding flavin-containing monooxygenase FMO GS-OX-like 9 isoform X2: MGFTDFPFFVKEGRDARRFPGHRELLLYLQDFCECFGLREMIRFYTRVENVKFFESTDPFSEDLRWVVRSIDYKNEKVVEEVFDAVVVATGHYSHLRLPTIQGKDGWRKKHLHSHIYRVPEPFRNEVVVVVGIANSGQDIAMELVEVAKEVHLSAKSVDICEGLSKVISKHDNLYLHLEIDSLHEDGRVVFVDGSCIAADTIIYCTGYTCSFPFLDIGGIVAVDDGRVGPLYEHTFPPLLAPSLSFVGIPKKVIAFPFFEWQAKWIAQLLSGKKSLPSRADMMRSVEEFYELKDHAGVPKRNTHDIGNFEYCEKYADLVGVPHLEEWRKELCMAAIKKSEVDLETYREYSYDRELLQVPHHYLSPKPL; encoded by the exons ATGGGGTTCACTGATTTTCCATTTTTTGTGAAGGAAGGAAGAGATGCGAGGAGATTTCCGGGGCACAGGGAACTATTGTTGTATTTGCAAGATTTTTGTGAATGCTTTGGGTTGAGAGAGATGATCAGGTTTTACACTAGGGtggaaaatgtaaaattttttGAATCTACTGATCCGTTTTCTGAAGATTTAAGATGGGTGGTTAGAAGCATAGATTATAAGAATGAGAAAGTGGTTGAAGAGGTGTTTGATGCTGTGGTTGTTGCTACTGGCCATTATTCCCACCTTAGACTGCCTACTATTCAAG GAAAGGATGGCTGGAGAAAAAAACATCTGCATAGTCACATATATAGAGTTCCAGAGCCATTTCGGAACGAg GTTGTGGTGGTGGTTGGAATTGCTAACAGTGGACAAGATATCGCAATGGAGCTTGTTGAAGTAGCAAAGGAGGTCCATTTGAGTGCCAAGTCTGTTGATATCTGTGAAGGTTTATCTAAGGTTATCTCGAAACATGATAACTTATACCTTCATCTAGag ATAGACTCTCTGCATGAAGATGGCCGTGTGGTGTTCGTAGACGGTTCTTGCATAGCTGCCGATACTATCATATACTGCACTGG GTATACATGTTCGTTCCCATTCCTTGACATCGGAGGAATAGTAGCAGTTGATGATGGAAGAGTTGGGCCATTATATGAGCACACTTTCCCTCCATTACTTGCTCCTTCTCTCTCCTTTGTGGGGATTCCTAAAAAG gttataGCATTTCCATTCTTCGAGTGGCAAGCAAAatggatagctcagctgctctCTGGGAAAAAAAGTTTGCCATCACGGGCTGATATGATGCGGTCCGTTGAGGAGTTTTACGAATTAAAGGATCATGCTGGTGTTCCAAAACGTAACACCCATGATATTGGCAATTTCGAG TACTGTGAAAAATATGCTGATCTTGTCGGAGTGCCACACTTGGAAGAGTGGAGAAAAGAACTTTGTATGGCTGCTATTAAAAAATCAGAAGTCGACTTGGAAACGTATCGTGAGTACTCGTATGATCGCGAATTGCTTCAAGTGCCTCACCATTATTTAAGTCCTAAGCCTTTAtag